The Natranaeroarchaeum aerophilus DNA window AATATCGCCGAGCGACGCCAGTGTCGAGGGGCGGGACGTGGTTGTCGTTGACGACATCATCGCCACCGGCTCCACGATGAGCGAAGCCGTCGGGATCCTCCACGAGCGCGGCGCGAACCGGGTCTTCGTCACCTGCGTTCACCCCCTACTCGCCGAAAACGCTGTGACGAAGCTCTCGCGTGCCGGCGTCGATGCGATCTACGGCACTGATACGATCGAGCGTCCACACAGCGCGGTCAGCGCCGCGCCAGTGATCGCCGACGCGCTCGAAGAGCAGTTCTGAGGGCGGACGTTTATACGGGATCGGGCGGCCAACACCGCCGTGCTCTGACATCGCCGACACGACGCTGGTCTGCGCGGCTGTGCGACGCACCGCGTCGTGTTCTCTACGTGTCGCCTGTTTGCCCACAGTTCCGTCGCCCCTACAGCTCACCGAGTGCCGCTTCGATCGCGTCGTAGTCGGGGAACTCGGGCCACTCCCCGGCGACCCACCCGTACTCGACGACGCGCTCCTCGTCGAGCAGGAAGACTGCTGGACGCGGTTCGGACACGCCCGTCATGCCGTCGAGATCGTGTGGAATCCCGTACTCGACGGCAATGGTGTTGTTCGGATCGCTGAATAGATCGTAGTCCATCTCCCGATCCGCTATCAGCTGCTTGTGGGCGTACGGATCGGAGATCGAGCAACCGACGATCCGGACGTCGTAGTGCTCCTCCCAGGCCCGATCGCGCAGCTCGTTCCAGATGTACGTCGCCGGAAACGCGCCGTCCATCGGGTAGAAGACCAGGAGCACCGGGCTGCTGTCGGTCAATTCCGAAAGCGACCGGTCCTCCCAGAACTCGTCGTTCACGAGCGGGCGCGTGAAGTCGGGTGCGACCTCGCCCGCCTCGACGTGCTCGCGTTCGGGCAACTCGACGACGTCGAAATCGAGATCGGCCATCAGTGCTCACCTCCGTACGTCCCTTCGAGGTACTCGACGATGTTCCCGCTCTCGGACATCGTGACGCCCGTCCGCTCGTCGACGAGCGCGGGGACCGATCGTTTCCCGCTCACCCGCTTTACGACGTTCCGGTCGGAGTGCATCGGCTCGACGAACCGGGACCGATAGTCCAGATCGAGTCCGTCCAGCGTCCGAACCACTCGCTCGCAGAACGGACAGGCCTGGAGCCGGTACACCGTGATCGCTGTGTCGCTCATACCGAATGGTAGGTCCGCAGCATCGAAAACGTTGGCATGGTGCACCTTGCGGTCCCCTCACAAGAGTTAATTTACCCGATAGACAAGATATCCGCACATGAGTCTCGCCCTCTCGTCGATTCTGCAGTCAGCTCTGGTCGGGTTCTCGTTGCTCGGTGTCGATTTCACCGACTCGACGATCACTATCGTCGGAGTCGCTACGCTGGTCGTCCTGATGGGTCTGTCCGCGTTCTTTTCGTCCTCGGAGATCGCGATGTTCGCGTTGCCGGACTATCGGACCGACGTGCTGGTTGAGGAGGGGCGACGTGGTGCCGCGACGCTCAAGCGACTCAAGGAGGATCCCCACCGACTGCTGGTAACGATTCTCGTCGGTAACAACCTCGTCAATATCGCGATGTCCTCCATCGCGACCGGTCTCCTGGCGCTGTATCTCAGTCAGGGGGCGGCGGTCGCTGTCGCGACGTTCGGGATCACCGCCGTCGTCCTGCTGTTCGGTGAGAGTGCGCCCAAATCGTACGCCGTCGAGAACACCGAGTCGTGGGCCTTGCGGATCTCGCGCCCGCTCAAGCTCTCGGGCTATCTTCTCCTCCCTCTGGTCGTCACGTTCGACGTCCTCACCCGGCAGGTGAACAAGCTCACCGGCGGGCAGGCCGCGATCGAGTCCGGCTACGTCACCCGTTCCGAGATTCAGGACATGATCGAAACCGGAGAACGTGAGGGAGTCATCGAAGAGGAAGAACACGAGATGCTCCAGCGTATCTTCCGGTTCAACAAGTCGATCGCAAAGGAAGTAATGACGCCGCGGCTCGACATGACCGCTGTACCGGTCGATGCGGACGTCGACGAAGCGATCCAGACCGCCGTCCAGAGCGGCCACGCACGCGTACCGGTGTACGAGGGAAGTCTCGACAACGTGGTCGGCGTCGTCCACATCCGCGATCTAGTCCGCGATGTCAACTACGGCGAGGCGGACGTAAACGAACTCGACCTCGAGGATCTGATCAGTCCGACGCTGCACGTTCCCGAGTCGAAAAACGTCGACGAGTTGCTGACGGAGATGCGCGAGGAGCGAATGCACATGGTGATCGTGATCGACGAGTTCGGGACGACGGAGGGTCTGATCACGATGGAGGATATGGTCGAGGAGATCGTCGGCGAAATCCTCGAAGGCGGCGAGGACGAACCGATCGAGCATGTCGACGGCGGAGCAGTCGTTCAGGGGGAGGTCAACATCCACGAGGTCAACGAGGCCCTAGAGATCGATCTACCCGAAGGCGAGGAGTTCGAAACCGTCGCTGGGTTCGTGTTCAACCGCGCGGGACGGCTCGTCGAGGAGGGAGAGCAGATCGAGTACGACGGGATTCGGATCACTGTCGAGGAAGTCGAGAACACGCGAATCAAGCAGGCACGTCTGGAGGAGTTCGAGGCCGAGACTGACACTGACGATGGTGACGACGACAACGACGAGTAGCTCACAGCAGGAGATCGATGACCGAGAATGCGCCAAAGCCGATGACAATCGCCCCGACCAGCGAAGCAACCCAGGCGAACACGGTATACGCCATCTTGGACCGACTGACGCCGCCGTCGCCCGCGGCGTAGCCGCTCCCGATGATTGAACTGACGATGATCTCGTTGAATGAGACGGGGATGCCAAAAAGGACGGCAGTCTGTGCGATCGCAAAGGAAGGGATCAGCGCGGCGATCGATCGGCGCGGCCCGAGCGAGGAGTAGTCCTGGGCGATCGCCTTGATCATCCGCGGTGCGCCGGTCCACGAACCGATGAGCAGACCGATCCCGCCGCCGACGAGGATTGCCGTGATCGAGATGCCCTGTGGTTCCAGCAGCGGGAGCAGGGGGCCGATCGCCAGCCCAACCTGACTGCCACCGGCCGAGAAGGCAACCAACCCACCCATCACGAGCAGGAACCGCCGTTCGCCCCGCTCGGCGTTATGCCCCATCTCGCGGAACAGCAGCCCACCAGCGAACGCGGCGACCAGTAGCGAGACGAGGAGCGGTCCGGCAAGTGTTGGACCTGGGACCGACGCACCAACTGTCGCAGCGAGCGTCGCCCCCTCGCCGGGCGGGCCGAGGACGACGAACTCGATGTTCGCGAGGATCAGCCCGACGAGCCCACCGAGTACGGAGACTGCGTACCGTTCCGAGATCGACTCGTTTCGGAGGAGTTTCGCCGTCCCATAGGCGATCCCGCCGCCCACGAAGGGAGTCAGTACCCACAATGTCGTGATCTCGGCGTACTTCGCCCACGCCGGGTCGCCGCCCATCGCCAGTCCGACGCCGACAACGGCCCCAGTAACCGTAAACGCCGTCGCTATCGGGTAGCCAGTAAAGACGCCGATCGCCACGAGCGTTGCGGCGATGATCAGCGCGAGCGTTGCCGCAGTCGCCGATAGCGTCACGTCCCCGGCAATCAGTTCCCGTCCGACCGCCTCGGAGACGTTTGCACCCTGCAAGACAGCGCCGGCAAAGCCGAGCAATCCGACAAAAAAGCCCGCTCGCATTACAGAGACTGCGTTGGCACCGACTGCCGGTGCAAACGGGGTCGAGCCGCTCGACCCGGCACCGATCGCCCAGGCCATAAAGAGGCTCGCGAGGCACGCGATACCCAGTGTCGCCAGCGTCGCGGCGTCGACCATCTACCCCGGGCTTACCGGTGGGTCCTATAAGTGTCTACCGTCCTGCCCGTCGCTCCGACTGGCCGGAGTCAGGATTGCCCCTCGACAGCGCGCGCCTCGATCCAGGGCACGACGACCGCTGCGAATCTATCGTGAGCCTCCTCGTACGTCAGTGGTGACGCCGAATCGCCGCGCTGGCCGTGATAGGAGCCAAACTGCGTGTGGTTGACGTCCGGCAGCTGCTCGCTCGTGGTTGCGGCGGGCAGATCCGCTTTGCTGGCGCGGTAGTCCTCCCAGTCGAGCACGGTATCCGCGCTTCCGGTGACACTGAGGACGGCGATATCACGATCGCTGATGTCGTCGTTGCAGTAGGAGGCAACCATGAGCAGCCCGTCGACGTCTTCCTCGGCGGCGTAGCTGCAAGCCGCGACACCCCCGAGCGAGTGGCCGCCGACGACCCACGTCTCGATCTGGTCTTCGTCTGTGCGAATATCGTCCACCGCGTCGGCGTCGAGCAGCGCGACGTTCAGCGGCATCTCGGCGATGTAGACCGTCGCGTTCGCCTCTGTAACGAGCGGTGCGAGCGATCGGTAGTACGCGTTCGGCGCAACCCGTGCGCCCGGATAGAAGACGACGCCGACCTCGGAGTCACCGTCGGCGGGGGAGAGCACGCTGACT harbors:
- a CDS encoding peroxiredoxin family protein, coding for MADLDFDVVELPEREHVEAGEVAPDFTRPLVNDEFWEDRSLSELTDSSPVLLVFYPMDGAFPATYIWNELRDRAWEEHYDVRIVGCSISDPYAHKQLIADREMDYDLFSDPNNTIAVEYGIPHDLDGMTGVSEPRPAVFLLDEERVVEYGWVAGEWPEFPDYDAIEAALGEL
- a CDS encoding glutathione S-transferase N-terminal domain-containing protein, translating into MSDTAITVYRLQACPFCERVVRTLDGLDLDYRSRFVEPMHSDRNVVKRVSGKRSVPALVDERTGVTMSESGNIVEYLEGTYGGEH
- a CDS encoding hemolysin family protein is translated as MSLALSSILQSALVGFSLLGVDFTDSTITIVGVATLVVLMGLSAFFSSSEIAMFALPDYRTDVLVEEGRRGAATLKRLKEDPHRLLVTILVGNNLVNIAMSSIATGLLALYLSQGAAVAVATFGITAVVLLFGESAPKSYAVENTESWALRISRPLKLSGYLLLPLVVTFDVLTRQVNKLTGGQAAIESGYVTRSEIQDMIETGEREGVIEEEEHEMLQRIFRFNKSIAKEVMTPRLDMTAVPVDADVDEAIQTAVQSGHARVPVYEGSLDNVVGVVHIRDLVRDVNYGEADVNELDLEDLISPTLHVPESKNVDELLTEMREERMHMVIVIDEFGTTEGLITMEDMVEEIVGEILEGGEDEPIEHVDGGAVVQGEVNIHEVNEALEIDLPEGEEFETVAGFVFNRAGRLVEEGEQIEYDGIRITVEEVENTRIKQARLEEFEAETDTDDGDDDNDE
- a CDS encoding inorganic phosphate transporter — its product is MVDAATLATLGIACLASLFMAWAIGAGSSGSTPFAPAVGANAVSVMRAGFFVGLLGFAGAVLQGANVSEAVGRELIAGDVTLSATAATLALIIAATLVAIGVFTGYPIATAFTVTGAVVGVGLAMGGDPAWAKYAEITTLWVLTPFVGGGIAYGTAKLLRNESISERYAVSVLGGLVGLILANIEFVVLGPPGEGATLAATVGASVPGPTLAGPLLVSLLVAAFAGGLLFREMGHNAERGERRFLLVMGGLVAFSAGGSQVGLAIGPLLPLLEPQGISITAILVGGGIGLLIGSWTGAPRMIKAIAQDYSSLGPRRSIAALIPSFAIAQTAVLFGIPVSFNEIIVSSIIGSGYAAGDGGVSRSKMAYTVFAWVASLVGAIVIGFGAFSVIDLLL
- a CDS encoding alpha/beta hydrolase; translated protein: MWKRIAVVLVLVLALVGGGIVLYFSTPYEGSEASIQSVQDDPRVDVETTDGVSVLSPADGDSEVGVVFYPGARVAPNAYYRSLAPLVTEANATVYIAEMPLNVALLDADAVDDIRTDEDQIETWVVGGHSLGGVAACSYAAEEDVDGLLMVASYCNDDISDRDIAVLSVTGSADTVLDWEDYRASKADLPAATTSEQLPDVNHTQFGSYHGQRGDSASPLTYEEAHDRFAAVVVPWIEARAVEGQS